A genomic stretch from Bordetella sp. N includes:
- a CDS encoding asparagine synthase-related protein produces MIVATRDEFGFRRIVYAEQEEVTSDSIKGLLQASQAAAGVPDVAAIQGYLTGARLPEHTVLRDVRAVPLGHSLIRSPQGWSLRPATGAAERGNLKEALRASLQSALDSGKRVALALSGGLDSALLLALLKEMGLQRSIPSYILVTDLPDYCERDTALDIADRLDARVKLVRASGADFVAALPDATRSVEEPMFNLHPVAKLLLARGMAADGIAVAITGDGADQVMRRDYSANYLPLCKALFAAASVTLHAPFLDAAVVRHLTSLPPDPDKQCLRDLGEQLNLPDRLVRGPKRGRLAPAMDLSSLVSDDRLRDLSTALGISSPGLRTDSERVLWTTLALLLDDLRAEMSSPSSSSRPTLP; encoded by the coding sequence ATGATCGTCGCCACGCGAGATGAATTCGGTTTTCGGCGCATCGTGTACGCCGAACAGGAAGAAGTCACGTCGGACAGCATCAAGGGCTTGCTGCAAGCGTCGCAGGCCGCCGCCGGCGTACCGGACGTCGCGGCGATCCAGGGCTATCTGACCGGCGCAAGATTGCCCGAGCACACGGTGCTACGCGATGTCCGCGCGGTTCCGCTCGGTCATTCCCTGATCCGCTCCCCGCAAGGCTGGTCCCTGCGGCCCGCGACCGGTGCAGCCGAGCGTGGCAATCTCAAGGAAGCCCTGCGGGCGTCCCTGCAGAGCGCGCTGGACAGCGGTAAGCGCGTCGCCTTGGCGCTGAGCGGCGGCCTGGACTCCGCGCTGCTGCTTGCCCTGCTGAAGGAAATGGGACTCCAGCGCAGCATCCCGTCCTATATCCTGGTCACCGACCTGCCCGACTACTGCGAACGGGACACTGCGCTCGACATCGCCGACCGGCTCGATGCCCGCGTCAAGCTGGTACGGGCCAGCGGAGCCGATTTCGTCGCCGCCCTGCCCGATGCCACGCGCAGCGTCGAAGAGCCCATGTTCAATCTGCACCCGGTCGCCAAGCTGTTGCTGGCACGGGGGATGGCCGCCGACGGCATCGCCGTCGCCATCACGGGGGACGGCGCGGACCAGGTCATGCGCCGCGACTATTCGGCCAACTACCTGCCCTTGTGCAAGGCCTTGTTTGCCGCGGCGTCCGTCACGCTGCATGCGCCGTTTCTGGATGCGGCCGTGGTCCGGCACCTGACCAGCCTGCCGCCCGATCCGGACAAGCAATGCCTGCGGGACCTTGGTGAACAGCTGAATCTGCCCGACCGCCTGGTACGCGGTCCCAAGCGGGGCCGCCTGGCGCCCGCCATGGACCTGAGCAGCCTGGTTTCCGACGACCGCCTGCGTGACTTGTCAACAGCGTTGGGCATTTCCAGTCCAGGCTTGCGTACCGATTCGGAACGTGTGCTGTGGACAACCCTGGCCTTACTGCTGGACGACCTGCGGGCCGAAATGTCCTCCCCTTCTTCTTCATCACGTCCGACCCTGCCATGA
- a CDS encoding radical SAM protein gives MNSPVNATPAAGRQHVFPPPMDRHYPVEGGRIRTRSLEAHIVDHCNLTCAECCSLSPLLPAWSASPEAIAADLRMAVKVLQPRVFKLVGGEPLLHPQLVDVIHAVRDSGIAPVISLTTNGLKLGDMADAFWQAIDALTISRYPRPRLAPDLIAHIEAQAARHAVRLNWKAQNEFSTMTRTAPSTDMAETQRIYRDCWIRERCHLIRDGMFYTCTRPAHFHTLYQGRQDFQSDGLRLRDDPAMLDDMLAYLNREAPLKACLECHGGSAPQAPHRIMKRVEVVALQRHYEEQAAPERILETEVSSA, from the coding sequence GTGAATAGCCCCGTCAACGCAACGCCGGCCGCCGGCCGGCAGCATGTCTTCCCGCCACCGATGGACCGCCACTATCCCGTCGAAGGCGGACGGATACGCACCCGCTCGCTGGAAGCGCATATCGTCGACCACTGCAACCTGACCTGTGCTGAATGCTGCTCGCTGTCGCCGCTGTTGCCGGCCTGGAGCGCCAGTCCGGAGGCCATTGCCGCCGATCTGCGCATGGCGGTCAAGGTGCTGCAACCGCGCGTTTTCAAACTGGTCGGCGGCGAGCCTCTGCTGCACCCGCAACTGGTCGACGTCATCCATGCCGTGCGCGACAGCGGCATCGCGCCAGTCATCTCCCTGACCACCAATGGCCTGAAGCTCGGTGACATGGCCGATGCCTTTTGGCAGGCGATCGACGCCCTGACCATCTCGCGCTACCCGCGCCCGCGCCTGGCGCCGGACCTGATCGCCCATATCGAAGCGCAGGCAGCTCGCCATGCGGTGCGCCTGAACTGGAAAGCGCAGAACGAATTCAGCACGATGACGCGCACGGCCCCCTCCACCGACATGGCCGAGACCCAACGCATCTACCGCGACTGCTGGATACGCGAACGCTGCCATCTGATCCGCGACGGGATGTTCTACACCTGTACACGTCCGGCGCACTTCCATACCCTTTATCAAGGCAGGCAGGACTTCCAGTCTGACGGTCTGCGCCTGCGCGACGACCCCGCCATGCTGGACGATATGCTGGCCTACCTCAATCGCGAAGCGCCGCTGAAGGCCTGCCTGGAGTGTCACGGCGGCAGCGCGCCCCAGGCGCCGCATCGCATCATGAAGCGCGTGGAAGTCGTGGCCTTGCAAAGGCATTACGAGGAACAGGCCGCGCCCGAGCGGATATTGGAAACCGAGGTGAGCAGCGCATGA
- a CDS encoding phosphotransferase enzyme family protein, translated as MDTDLPELAEILAAYGLRAHADAASTRAADVAPTAAAHSVATRVTERVWRVQTTTGNVAVKRYTLDQSARAEKEAALVAHLNKHPSPRFQVQALRRTRAGAERWVGPHACAMVTDWAPGASRTYDTYTPQEWAALGSSLAALHLSLEQYPRPLPDSLHARLDALDIDEIRGELATAAGMAQARADGASLRAYADACLRLIDQHYPGSLAGFPKDDPQCPIHNDYNQFNYLFGAVLPPLILDWEAAIGAPREYEVVRCLNHLPLEAPALAAHFVRAYVDVRPLRIERMAWAVDTAILQHGLKSWIVQGWQKEPARFEAHLQGSLHMAATLTGARSRLIDFFSGCIEKGSPRE; from the coding sequence ATGGATACCGACTTGCCGGAACTGGCAGAGATACTCGCGGCCTACGGACTGCGCGCGCACGCCGACGCGGCTTCTACCCGGGCCGCCGACGTGGCCCCCACCGCGGCCGCGCATAGCGTTGCAACCCGTGTGACCGAACGAGTCTGGCGCGTCCAAACCACGACCGGTAACGTCGCCGTCAAGCGCTATACCCTGGACCAATCCGCCAGGGCGGAAAAAGAAGCCGCGCTTGTCGCGCACCTGAACAAGCACCCCAGCCCCCGCTTCCAAGTCCAGGCTTTGAGACGCACACGCGCCGGCGCCGAACGCTGGGTCGGCCCGCATGCCTGCGCGATGGTCACCGACTGGGCGCCGGGCGCATCGCGCACCTACGACACTTACACCCCGCAGGAATGGGCCGCGCTAGGCAGCAGCCTGGCAGCCTTGCACCTGAGCCTGGAGCAATATCCCCGCCCCCTGCCAGACAGCTTGCACGCGCGTCTGGACGCACTCGACATTGACGAGATCCGGGGCGAACTCGCCACGGCCGCGGGGATGGCGCAAGCCCGTGCTGACGGCGCCAGCCTGCGCGCCTATGCGGACGCCTGCCTGCGCCTGATCGACCAGCACTACCCGGGCAGCCTGGCCGGCTTCCCCAAGGACGATCCGCAGTGCCCCATCCACAATGACTACAATCAGTTCAACTATCTGTTCGGCGCCGTGCTGCCTCCATTGATACTGGATTGGGAAGCCGCCATCGGCGCGCCGCGTGAGTACGAAGTGGTACGCTGCCTGAATCATCTGCCCTTGGAAGCCCCGGCCCTGGCCGCGCATTTCGTGCGCGCCTATGTGGACGTCAGGCCGCTGCGGATCGAACGGATGGCGTGGGCGGTGGACACCGCCATCCTGCAGCATGGCCTTAAAAGCTGGATCGTGCAGGGTTGGCAGAAAGAACCGGCCCGCTTCGAGGCCCACCTGCAAGGCTCGCTGCACATGGCCGCCACCCTGACCGGCGCTCGCAGCAGACTGATCGATTTCTTTTCCGGCTGCATTGAGAAAGGAAGCCCGCGTGAATAG
- a CDS encoding NUDIX domain-containing protein, which produces MITSISILVRDRLGRPLLQMRDSRATLGPLCWSFWGGAVEPEDTDHTHTAARELEEELGIVASPADFIELARRIDSKGNEAALMLLPRTVEWGDFRVLEGAGAGFFLLKEIERLPVTRSLAWYLANRPEVLQPTAGR; this is translated from the coding sequence TTGATTACCAGCATCAGCATTCTCGTCCGCGACCGTCTGGGTCGCCCTCTTCTGCAAATGCGCGACAGCCGGGCCACCTTGGGGCCGCTGTGCTGGAGCTTCTGGGGCGGCGCTGTCGAACCCGAGGACACCGACCATACCCACACCGCCGCGCGGGAGCTGGAAGAGGAACTGGGCATCGTCGCCAGCCCGGCCGATTTCATCGAACTCGCCCGCCGCATTGACAGCAAGGGCAACGAGGCCGCCCTGATGCTGCTGCCCCGTACCGTCGAGTGGGGCGACTTCCGTGTCCTGGAAGGCGCGGGAGCCGGCTTTTTCCTGTTGAAGGAAATCGAGCGACTGCCCGTCACCCGCTCGCTGGCCTGGTACCTGGCGAACCGTCCCGAGGTCTTGCAGCCGACAGCGGGCCGCTGA